The following is a genomic window from Hyphomicrobiales bacterium.
GCGTATCCGTCTCGCGAGCCAGATCGGCTCCGGGCTCACAGGCGTGCTCTATGTGCTCGACGAGCCGTCGATCGGCCTGCACCAGCGCGACAACGAGCGGTTGCTCCAGACGCTGAAGCGGCTGCGTGACCTCGGCAACACGGTCATCGTCGTCGAACATGACGAGGATGCGATCCTGACGGCGGACTATGTGGTGGATGTCGGACCAGGCGCCGGCATCCATGGCGGCGAGATCGTCGCGCAGGGCACCCCGAACGACATCCTCGCCAATCCAGCCTCGCTGACCGGCCGCTATCTCACCGGCGAACTCGGCGTGCCGCTGCCGGCGAAGCGCCGCAAGCCACAGAAGGGGCGCCAGCTCACCATTACCGGCGCGCGCGGCAACAACCTCAAGGACGTGACCGCGTCGTTCCCGCTCGGCACCTTCACCTGCGTCACAGGCGTGTCGGGCGGCGGCAAGTCGACGCTCGTCATCGACACCCTTTATAAAGCGGTGGCACGGCGGCTGAACAACGCGCTGGAGCACCCCGCGCCTTTCGATGACATTGAAGGCCTGGAACATCTCGACAAGGTCATCGACATCGACCAGTCGCCGATCGGCCGGACGCCGCGATCGAACCCGGCCACCTATACCGGCGCGTTCACCCCGATCCGCGAATGGTTCGCCGGCTTGCCGGAAGCCAAGGCGCGCGGCTACCAGCCGGGGCGCTTCTCCTTCAACGTCAAGGGCGGGCGCTGCGAAGCCTGCCAGGGCGACGGCGTCATCAAGATCGAGATGCACTTCCTTCCGGACGTCTACGTCACCTGCGACGTCTGCAAGGGCAAGCGTTACGATCGCGAGACGCTGGAGGTTAAGTATCGCCAGCGCTCCATCGCCGACCTGCTCGACATGACGGTCGACGAGGCCGGCGAGCTCTTCCATGCGGTGCCGGCAATCCGCGACAAGATGGAAACGCTGTCGCGCGTCGGTCTCGGCTACATCAAGGTGGGCCAGCAGGCGACCACCCTGTCGGGCGGCGAGGCGCAACGCGTCAAGCTGTCGAAGGAGTTGTCCAAGCGCGCGACGGGCCGCACGCTTTATATCCTCGACGAGCCGACCACGGGCCTGCATTTCCACGATGTCGCCAAGCTGCTCGAGGTGCTGCATGAACTCGTCGAGCAGGGCAACACCGTCATCGTCATCGAGCACAACCTGGAGGTCATCAAGACGGCCGACTGGGTCATCGACATGGGACCGGAGGGCGGCGACGGCGGCGGCACCATCGTGGCGCAGGGCACGCCGGAGACGATTGCCAAATCTTCGAGCAGTCACACGGGCAGATTTTTGGCAGAGGTCCTCGAAAGGCGCCCCCTTCGCACCCGCAACCAAGCGGCTGCGGAATAGCTCTTAGCCCAGATTTCGCCGTTTTTGATGGATTTGAGCCCAAATGTAACTAAATTCTTACCCTGACGGCGGCGTAGGCATGCTTCTCATGCATGACTGTCATTCAGAAACCCCCCTGCCTGAAATCGAGGCAAAGGCCTATATGCTGCATCGCAACAAGGCGAGATCCGCAGCATCCGAAAAGCCCTCGCCATCAGGAGATTAAAATGTTCGTCACGCATATTCTTTCCAAGATCCGTAGCTACCTGCGCTATCGCGATACCGTCCGTGAGCTGTCCCGCCTTTCGGACCGCGAACTCAACGATCTCGGCCTGTCCCGTTGGGATATCCCCTTCATTGCGCGCAAGCACACGAAGGTCGGTGCCTGATCGTCGGGATCACATAGATCCTGGCTCGTAACGCCCGCCAATTTGGCGGGCGTTCGTGTTTTGAGACTACGAATGCGCCAGTTGCTCCCAGCGCGCCTTGAATGAGCCGTGACATCGCTGTTTATTGCTGCCGCCGACAAAGCGCGGCCGATGTTACAGAGAACGACCATGACGAGAATATACGCTGTCGATGAAGCTGGCGGACGCACGCTCATCCCATCCGGCCTTGTGGTCGTCGAGACAGCCGCTGGTGATCAAATGAAAATCGAGGCCGGCATGCACCGCTTGGGAGAGGTCACACTCTTCGCCGAGGCAGACCCGGACCGCGCCGCGGTGCTGGCAGTGCGAAGCGGCGCTTGCAATGTCCTTCATATAACGCTCGAACGACTGAACAAATCTTGACGATTGCCAGGCCACCCGACACATAGGGTGGCATGACGCTTCAACCAGTTCACATCATCGGCGGTGGCCTCGCCGGCTCCGAAGCCGCCTGGCAGATCGCGCAGTCCGGCCAGCCTGTCGTTCTCCACGAGATGCGGCCGACCACGGCGACGCCCGCCCACAAGGGCGAAGGTCTGGCCGAGTTGGTCTGCTCCAATTCCTTCCGCTCCGACGACGCCGAGGCAAATGCTGTCGGCCTCCTCCATCAGGAGATGCGGGGGCTGTCTTCGCTCATCATGGCAATGGCTGACCGCCATCAGGTGCCCGCCGGTGGCGCGTTGGCTGTCGATCGTGAGGGATTCTCCGCAGCCGTCACAAGCGCGCTCGCCGGCCATCCGAATGTCGAAATTGTCAGGACCGAGGTCTCGGGCCTGCCACCCGAGGCCTGGGGCGAAACCATCATCGCCACCGGCCCTCTCACCTCTCCGTCCCTGGCGGACGCCATAAGGACGCTCACCGGCGAAGGGGAGCTCGCCTTCTTCGACGCGATTGCCCCGATCATCCATCGCGATTCCATCAATATGGACATCGCCTGGGCCCAGTCA
Proteins encoded in this region:
- a CDS encoding conserved hypothetical protein (Evidence 4 : Unknown function but conserved in other organisms), with protein sequence MFVTHILSKIRSYLRYRDTVRELSRLSDRELNDLGLSRWDIPFIARKHTKVGA
- a CDS encoding hypothetical protein (Evidence 5 : Unknown function) produces the protein MTRIYAVDEAGGRTLIPSGLVVVETAAGDQMKIEAGMHRLGEVTLFAEADPDRAAVLAVRSGACNVLHITLERLNKS